The nucleotide sequence GAACAGAGGGGTGACTCACGGTCACTGCGACTGGGAGTTCTGCGATCTGTCATTCTGCTGCTTCGTAACTGACAAGACGACAATGCGATTAATGTTCGAGCTTGGTGACGcactggagaaggagggtgCACTCCACCCTTCCTGCTGAGGCGGCGGATTGCTTGAAAAAGGCGATGGCTGGTAGGCCTGGGGTGCAGCACCGGACGCGGAGGGGTAGACGGTGGTGCTTGGTGTGACGCTGTTGAGGTTGTGGTTGTGTGACTGAGCGGGCGCAGAGTACGGGGCCGCTGCCCCAGAAGTGCTGAACATGATCATATCCTgctgtggctgttgctgctggtaAGGGAGTTGTGAGGACTGTAGCGGAGGCGGTGTCATTATGTTGCTCGGAGGGCCTTGAGTGAAGTTGCACCTGGTGCCATGAGCAGGGAAGTCCAtcgactgctgctgttgttgtggtTGCTGTGGATAAAGGGCGCTATATCCGCCTGCTGGCTGCACCACTGGTGGCGGCACTCCGGCAAACAGGTCACCTACGATACTGGCCACTGTTGCGGGCTGGTGCCGTGCTGGCGGAATAGGGGCGTGTGACGCAGTCATTGGTGATGCTGTGGGTACTGCAGCATGTGCTGTAGGTTGAGGCTCCGACGGAGATTGTACAGGTGCTGCGAAAAGGCTATCGAAGATGTCGTCTTGCGGTGTCCGCACGGATGGGGCCGGGGCACTCGAtgttggtggtgctgctgttgaacTAGGTGGCGCGGGagccgtcgcagcagagACGGGTGC is from Leishmania panamensis strain MHOM/PA/94/PSC-1 chromosome 35 sequence and encodes:
- a CDS encoding ADP-ribosylation factor GTPase activating protein, putative (TriTrypDB/GeneDB-style sysID: LpmP.35.3220); the encoded protein is MNIRQRKSERHKEALRKLSQIGGNKSCFDCGMRGPLYVVSDFGILVCSGCSAVHRSFQHKVKGITMSEFTDDEIARFAVSGNDRARNVWLSTFRDQLPRPGDVMALKIHVRSVFEERRCWNAQEFSALQKLWDHPNEPPSQVPPPLSMTRPTAFSLAPAREAPTAQPAPVSAATAPAPPSSTAAPPTSSAPAPSVRTPQDDIFDSLFAAPVQSPSEPQPTAHAAVPTASPMTASHAPIPPARHQPATVASIVGDLFAGVPPPVVQPAGGYSALYPQQPQQQQQSMDFPAHGTRCNFTQGPPSNIMTPPPLQSSQLPYQQQQPQQDMIMFSTSGAAAPYSAPAQSHNHNLNSVTPSTTVYPSASGAAPQAYQPSPFSSNPPPQQEGWSAPSFSSASPSSNINRIVVLSVTKQQNDRSQNSQSQ